In Pectobacterium actinidiae, the DNA window AGTGTGATCAATGGGCACATGGAGATCTGCGATAAAGTAACGGTAACGGGAATGGGGATGGTCATGCGACCAATCACAGAACCTGGGGTATACTCTTCGGGCATTCCTTTGCAACCCAATAAAGTGTGGCGCAAAACTGCAGCGCTGGTGATGAATATTGATGAGATAAGCAAACGGCTGAAAGCCGTTGAACGAAAAGTCGATAACGTTTAATCACTCGCGTTTTATTTGCGGCCTGCCTGAAGACACCTAATTTAGGGTCTGTGCAGGCCGTGTTGTTGATGGCATCAGTTTTTATGGACAGGAAGAGTATTTTGACTACTGACACTCATACTCTGCATATTGAAGAGATTTTAGAATTATTACCGCACCGTTTCCCGTTTTTGCTGGTTGATCGGGTACTGGATTTTGAAGAAGGGAAATTTCTGCGGGCGGTGAAAAACGTCTCTTTCAACGAACCCTTCTTCCAGGGCCATTTCCCGGGCAAACCGATTTTTCCCGGCGTGCTGATTCTGGAAGCAATGGCTCAGGCCACCGGTATTCTTG includes these proteins:
- the fabZ gene encoding 3-hydroxyacyl-ACP dehydratase FabZ: MDRKSILTTDTHTLHIEEILELLPHRFPFLLVDRVLDFEEGKFLRAVKNVSFNEPFFQGHFPGKPIFPGVLILEAMAQATGILAFKSVGKLEPGELYYFAAVDEARFKRPVQPGDQMILEVEFIKERRGVARFKGVAKVDGEVACEASMMCARRRES